Proteins found in one Pontibacter sp. SGAir0037 genomic segment:
- a CDS encoding PKD domain-containing protein: MKNVQFLAKTLSRVGTTTSQATALLYSKILLLLLFTTVLSACEEELNNPAPTGTTITAKAGDDKTVEVGQTATLDASASTESENRTLYYSWAILQKPEGSQAVITSPTQVRPTFVADLPGVYQIELTASSAGGQSKDQLTLTAVTGTGGAGGEGETATILN; encoded by the coding sequence ATGAAAAATGTTCAATTTTTAGCAAAAACACTATCCCGAGTGGGTACAACAACTTCGCAAGCCACTGCGCTTTTATACAGCAAAATATTGTTGCTGCTGCTGTTCACAACAGTTCTTAGCGCCTGCGAAGAGGAATTGAACAATCCGGCCCCAACTGGCACCACCATTACAGCCAAAGCGGGAGATGACAAAACAGTGGAGGTTGGCCAGACCGCTACTCTCGATGCCTCCGCCTCTACTGAAAGTGAAAACAGAACCCTCTATTATAGCTGGGCCATCTTGCAGAAGCCGGAAGGAAGCCAGGCCGTTATCACCAGTCCTACCCAGGTAAGACCAACCTTTGTAGCAGATTTACCAGGTGTTTACCAGATAGAGCTTACGGCAAGCAGCGCTGGCGGTCAAAGCAAAGATCAGTTAACCCTTACCGCTGTTACCGGCACAGGTGGAGCTGGCGGCGAAGGTGAAACAGCCACTATTCTAAACTAG